One Glycine soja cultivar W05 chromosome 7, ASM419377v2, whole genome shotgun sequence genomic window, ATGTGAAACTGTAGAAGTTGCCAGAGAACAACACAAATTTATATGCTGTTACATTGTGCTGACTATCCTGTTCTATGCAGGCTTCTCATCAACAGCAATCATTGTATGGGTTTGGATCTGCTTCAAACTCCTATGGTAGAGGCTACCTGCCGAACCAGGGCTCTAGCTTTGGAGGCACTTCTATTTCCAATCTTAATGATAGGAGGTTTGCTTCTCTTGAAAATAGCAGGCGGCAAGGGAGGCCAACTGCTTCTCTTTGCAATTGTAATGGTACTCTTGATATCCTTAGTGAGCAGAACCGAGGACCAAGGGCCTCGAAgttgaaaaatcaaatttcagcTGAAAGTAATTCTGTGGATGGCAGTAAAAATAGTGGATCTACTGCTAAGTTCCAAAATGAATCACTCAATTGGTCAGATTTTGCCACAGATTACAAGGATGCCAAATTTTTTGTCATCAAATCTTACAGTGAAGATAATGTTCACAAGAGCATTAAATATGGTGTCTGGGCTAGTACACCAAATGGAAACAGAAAGTTAGATGCTGCATATCTCCAAGCAATGGAGAAGCAAGATGCCTGtcctatatttctttttttttcggtAATCATCTGATATTTGTATCTTTTTTAAGCACACAAATATTGTGCTACCATTTTCATCTTGTAGTGACTCTATATTTCTGTTGTCCGGTGTTTGCAGCAAACCTTGGTTCAgaggtttgtgtgtgtgtgtgttgcatTTCTGTTAAAAATGAGAGCTTTTTGGAGAAATAACCGTCTTCCTTTGCAGTTTCCTAAGTTagcttttggaaaaaaaaagtggttattcccataaaaaaaaactccaaatAAAGATTCAATGGGTTTAGTTCTTGACCTTATATTGATGGCATTGTATTGCTTTAGCTATAATTTTATTGGGTACGGCATTTGACATCTCCCGAGGCTGATATTAGGTTTATAATTAGTGGTGCagtactaaaattaatttatatagtttttcattttctttattttcttgctaTGGTGTTTCTCTAACACATGACTACCATGAAAAAATTTGCTACTATTTCCAGGTAAATGCTAGTGCTCAGTTCTGTGGGGTAGCTGAAATGGTTGGACCTGTCAATTTTGACAAGAGTGTGGACTTTTGGCAGCAAGACAAGTGGAGTGGGCAGTTTCCCGTGAAGTGGCACATAATTAAAGATGTTCCAAACAGTCAGTTTCGTCACATTGTTCTTGAAAATAATGATAACAAGCCTGTGACCAACAGTCGAGATACTCAGGAGGTAGGAATCATTGGGTCTTTCACTGTCTACGAATATATGAATCATGCTTTTAGCAGTTTTTACTCTAGTTTCCTAGCATGTTAGATTTGGGAGGATGGCAAATGTAAATGATTACTGCAGTGTGTTAATGAGAAGACTTCTGACAATTGAATGTTGAGCTGCCTATTGCCTTGAGAAACCTTCTCAAACTTCTAAACaacctaaaattaattttttgtccttTTCTTGATTTTGACCTTGGTGTTTGGAATTACATTTGTTAGAGCTTTGTTTGGGTCATCTACCAAGTTTACTTTTTGCTCACCTGATTTGTCTTCGAATTATTTTTCATACtataattcttgtttttattatgGGCTATTAAAAGTTGCTTGCATGATTGCATCCTACAGATGTTTTGCTCCTTTCTGAAATTTAAACATTACAGGTGAAGTTGACACAGGGGGTTGAAATGTTGaccatttttaaaaactatgaaACTGATGTGTCCATCCTGGATGATTTTGATTTCTATGAAGACCGGCAGAAGGCTATGCAAGAACGGAAGGCAAGGCAGCAAAGCAGCATGGTGGCTACTGGATTGGTTGGAGAAAATGAACATCGGAGTTCTGCTAACACTACCGGTGATTTCATGAAGCAGATGTCGAAGAGCTTTGCTCTAGTTGTCCGCTTAGATGAGAATAACAAGGAAGTTGTTGTTGCAGATAGAGATAGTTTAGTCTCTCATGGTCATGGCCCCATCGGTAATGTAGTTAAACCTGATGATGGCCAATCAGTGACTGCCTCTTCAACTCAAACCAGTTAGGAAGGCGTACCAGTTGTGCCAAGAATGTTGTTCACATTTGGTGATTGAAAATCGGAATCATCCTTACTTTTTTTCCAAACAAGGTAGCGTTGCTGTTGTTATTCAATTCAAGTCGATGGAGTCCGGGGTTTCTAAATGAGGTGTTTAGCGTCAACTTAAATTGTCGTTTCAGTTTACCCCCAcccaaccaaaaaaatatataatatcttCTGCTCATTTTAGTATaggtttttttgtttaataatttcgGGTTAGGATTGTTTTAGGCGTGTTTCATTTGTAAAATTTTCTCATCTTCACGAGTGTTTTAATAAAGGCAGCAAATCACCTTGAAAATACCCCATCCTTATCCTTTACGCGTATTATTTGATTATGAatttgcattcaaattaaaaacgtTATAGAAGTGTAATATTTACAAATAATGTCATCAAATTCCCAGGTTGATGTTATACCAttactcattaaaaaaaaaaaaatccaaatacaAGATTTGCTAGTCTTCATTTTATACAATAGAAAAAGTATGGATAACACCTCCTAAATgttacttttgatttttttaaaaattgtcctAGTATAATTTATTTCGTATCCAAAATTAAacagattttaaattttagatgtGTCTGCGGTCTGTTTATATTATCAAATTTGATCCAAGTCAaactaatatttatcaaattttcatccattttaaattaaaatatattatgaaaaagtgtttgaagaaaaaagtaatatatattatataagtttCATACTTATAACACTATGAAATTAAAGTggtatacataaaaaaaaatatagcacTAAAATAGTATATAAATGTGGCCGTTTGCTTTGATTTTAGAAATACAAATCACAATCTTAATCAAACTGATATGTTTGAGcacaaaattattcaaataaatttaaaaattatcaatttgattcattttttaactttttggcaagtaatttttaaatttttattttgaatcaatttgattttaaatatttatagattAAAGGACACAATTTATGTCAACTTTTGTtgaatatttatgaatttaagGAGAAACTAACAATATAAGTTGAAAGATAGCAtaagtga contains:
- the LOC114417864 gene encoding YTH domain-containing protein ECT4-like isoform X2, whose translation is MHAEEIPAEPDNLKEQGTAIIGHSRETTSQSGSLGSSGDCPLYPPNVYAPQAQAFYYRGFDNGNGEWDEYSSYVNSEGLDIGSPGVYNENPSLIFHSGYGFNPQMPYGPYSPVTTPLPSVGGDTQLYSPQQFPYTGPPYYHQLVPPSLPYLNSPTPVSQPELTSLVGIDQQVDNMFFGPRAGYPSVGSFGRGNFPVAPGSFGFHESQQGFEGSRSGGIWSDCSKPSERQRSLMPLSPSVSPQPMGSLGSFGPSVGMASHQQQSLYGFGSASNSYGRGYLPNQGSSFGGTSISNLNDRRFASLENSRRQGRPTASLCNCNGTLDILSEQNRGPRASKLKNQISAESNSVDGSKNSGSTAKFQNESLNWSDFATDYKDAKFFVIKSYSEDNVHKSIKYGVWASTPNGNRKLDAAYLQAMEKQDACPIFLFFSVNASAQFCGVAEMVGPVNFDKSVDFWQQDKWSGQFPVKWHIIKDVPNSQFRHIVLENNDNKPVTNSRDTQEVKLTQGVEMLTIFKNYETDVSILDDFDFYEDRQKAMQERKARQQSSMVATGLVGENEHRSSANTTGDFMKQMSKSFALVVRLDENNKEVVVADRDSLVSHGHGPIGNVVKPDDGQSVTASSTQTS
- the LOC114417864 gene encoding YTH domain-containing protein ECT4-like isoform X1, producing the protein MAATQPTQGPDRTTEEIPAEPDNLKEQGTAIIGHSRETTSQSGSLGSSGDCPLYPPNVYAPQAQAFYYRGFDNGNGEWDEYSSYVNSEGLDIGSPGVYNENPSLIFHSGYGFNPQMPYGPYSPVTTPLPSVGGDTQLYSPQQFPYTGPPYYHQLVPPSLPYLNSPTPVSQPELTSLVGIDQQVDNMFFGPRAGYPSVGSFGRGNFPVAPGSFGFHESQQGFEGSRSGGIWSDCSKPSERQRSLMPLSPSVSPQPMGSLGSFGPSVGMASHQQQSLYGFGSASNSYGRGYLPNQGSSFGGTSISNLNDRRFASLENSRRQGRPTASLCNCNGTLDILSEQNRGPRASKLKNQISAESNSVDGSKNSGSTAKFQNESLNWSDFATDYKDAKFFVIKSYSEDNVHKSIKYGVWASTPNGNRKLDAAYLQAMEKQDACPIFLFFSVNASAQFCGVAEMVGPVNFDKSVDFWQQDKWSGQFPVKWHIIKDVPNSQFRHIVLENNDNKPVTNSRDTQEVKLTQGVEMLTIFKNYETDVSILDDFDFYEDRQKAMQERKARQQSSMVATGLVGENEHRSSANTTGDFMKQMSKSFALVVRLDENNKEVVVADRDSLVSHGHGPIGNVVKPDDGQSVTASSTQTS